GATGGGCGAGGGGATGTCGCCGCGCAGGACCATGCGCCCCTCTGCGGACTTCTCGTCCGCCGTGAAGGCGGGAACCGCGGACAGCAGGGCCTGCGTGTAGGGGTGGCGGGCATCTCCGAAGATCTGATCGTTCGTCCCGCGCTCGATGATCTCGCCGAGGTACATCACCAGGACTTCGTCGCTGACGAAGCGCACGACGTTCAGATCGTGCGAGATGAACAGATAGGTGAGCCCCATGTCCTCCTGCAGGTCCTTGAGGAGGTTCACGATCTGGGCCTGAACCGACACATCCAGCGCCGAGACCGCCTCGTCGCACACGATGAACTCCGGGTTCGTCGCAAGCGCGCGAGCGATCGCTATGCGTTGCCGCTGCCCGCCGGAGAACTGATGAGGGTACTTGGTCGAGGCCTCCGGCCCCAGGCCGCATCGGACGAGCAGCTCGTCCACCATGTCACGCAGCTCGCTGCCACCCCTCGCCATGCGGTGGGCTGCGAGTCCCTCGCCGACGATCTCACGCACGCGCATGCGGGGATTCATCGAGGAGAACGGGTCCTGGAAGACCATCTGGCGTCGGCGAGTGAGCTCGAACGTTTCGCTGCGGCTGGCGTTTGCCACGTCGCGGCCGCCGAACGCGATCTCGCCGGAGTCCGAGGCGAGGAAGCCCATGAGGAGGCGGCCCACGGTCGACTTGCCCGATCCGGATTCCCCGACGAGGCCGAGGACCTTGCTCTTGGGGATCTGGAACGACACGTCGTCGACGGCGTGCACGAAGCTGCCGGACCTGCGGAACAGTCCGTCGCCGACCGGGAAGTGCTTGACGAGGTTCGAGGCGCGGACGAGAGGCTCGTCGGCGGCGGACGGCAGCGCCTCGCCTGCGGGGAGAACCGTCCGCTCGTGCGCGCGCAGGATGCGGATGTCGTCGGCGCCGGCCCTGCCGCCGGCGACGCCGAGGTCCACACCGGCTTCACCTCCGTGGGTGCGCAGATCGACCCCGGCCGGGCCGCCGTCGACGGCGTCCACGATGCGCACGAGCTCCGCGCTCGACGCGAACTCGGTGCTGCGCATGAGCTCGGGGCTGAACTCGAGGTCGACAGCGTGCATGAGCTCCGCCCCGAAGTCAGGCTCCGCGCTCTCGTCCCACTCGACGGCGAGGTCGGAGTCGGCCACGACCATCTCGGCCGGATCGTCGGCACGGGCGACCGCATCCAGGTTCCAGCACGAGACGACGTGCTCGCCGCCGAGATCCGTCGGCTCGGGGAACTCCTCCGCGCACTGCGCGGTGGCGAACGCGCAACGGGTCTGGAAGGGGCATCCCCCCGGCATGTTCGCGAGGGACGGCACCGTGCCGGGGATCGTCTTGAGCCGATCGCCCGACTGCGAAGCCCCCGGATGGGAATCGATGAGGCTGCGCGTATAGGGGTGGCGCGGATCGGCGAACAGCTCGGCCTTCGGCGCGGCCTCCACGATCCGTCCGCCGTACATGACGAGCACACGATCGGCCATCTCGTTCATCGCGCCGAGATCGTGCGAGATGAAGATGATGGAGCAGCCCTCCTCGTCCTTGAGCTCATTGAGCATGTCGAGGATCTGCGCCTGGATCGTCACGTCGAGGGCGGTGGTCGGCTCGTCGGCGATGATCAGCTTCGGCCCGGCGATGAGGGCCATAGCGATGACGACGCGCTGGCGCATGCCGCCCGAGAGGGTGAAGGGGTACCGCTTCATCACCAGTTCGGCGTTCGGGATGCCGACGCGCGACAGGTAGCCTACGGCGCTCTCCCATGCGGCAGCCTTACTCACTCTGCGGTGCAGATGAAGAGCCTCGGTCAGCTGGTCGCCGATCGTGAAGAGCGGGTTCAGGGCGGTCATGGGCTCCTGGAAGATCACGGAGATCTCCCCGCCGCGCAGTTGCTGAAGGCGCTTGCCCTTCATCGTGAGGGTGTCCTCGCCCTCGAACAGCGCAGTGCCGCCGACGATCTTGGCCGGCGTGTTGTTGAGCAGTTGCACGAGGGACATGCAGGTGACGCTCTTGCCACTGCCCGACTCGCCGACGATGCCGAGTGTCTCGCCGCGCCGCACGGTGAACGATACGTCGTTCACCGCTCGGTGCTCGGCGCCGTCGACATAGAAGTACGTCTTGAGGTTCTGTACGTCGAGAACCGTCTCTACCGGGGTGGAATACACAGGACCTCTACCTCATCCGGGGGTCGAAGGCGTCGCGGACCCCGTCGCCGACGAGATTCATGGACAGCGCGGCGAGCGTGATGGCGCCGCCGGCGAAGAAAAGAAGGTGCGGTGCTCGGCTGATGTACTCCGTCGCCGCGTTGAGCATGCTCCCCCACTCGGGGGCGGGCGGGTTCACCCCCATGCCGATATACGACAGCCCCGCCGCTCCGAGGATCATCGCGGCGAGCGCCATGCTCCCCTGAACGATGATCGGGCCGGCGGCGTTGGGGATCACGTGCTTGAAGATGATCCCGACCTGGTTGGTACCTGCGCCGCGCGCGGCGACAATGAAGTCCTGCTCGGATATGGAGAGGATCACGGAGCGGATCATTCGCGTGAACTCCGGGCTGCTGGCGACGGTCATCGCGATCATGAGGTTGAGCATGCTGGGGCCGAGCGCAGCCACGATCGCGAGCGCGAGGAGCAGAAAGGGGATCGAGGAGAGGATGTCGCACGTGCGCATGATCACGGTGTCGATCGCGCCGCCGTAGAGTCCCGCGATCGCCCCGAGGATCGTGCCGATGAGGAGCGAGATCGCGGTCGCACCGATCCCGATGGCGATCGACGAGCGGGCTCCATGGACGATACGTGCGAAGACATCCCGTCCGTACTCGTCCGCTCCGAACAGGTGCTCGAGGCTCGGGCCCTGGAGCCGGATGGCGGCGTTCTGCGTGATCCCGCTCTGGTACGGGACGATGAGGTCGGCCAAGAGGGCGACCATGATGACGATCCCGAGGATCACCAGGCCGACCACCGCGGGGCGATTCTTGCGGAACGCCCGGATGACCTGAGCGGCCACGCTCTGGCGGGCACCGTCGGTCTTGGGGACGCGAGTGCTGCGAGGAGATGTCACGCCTGTCTCCTGTTCTGGTAGCGCTGGCGCACCCGCGGATCGACGACGGCGTGCAGGATGTCGACGAGCAGCATGACGATGCAGAAGAAGACGGCGAGCACGACGGTGCAGGAGAGCACGATGGGCATGTCCTTCGCACGGATCGCGACCAGGAGATAGTTGCCGACACCCGGGAGATTGAAGATGTTCTCGACGATGACGCTTCCGCCGACGACGGCGCCGAAGCTCACTCCGACGAGGGTGATGATCGGAATCAGTGCGTTCTTGAGGGTGTGCTTGAGGATGGTGCGCGCCTCCGACGCTCCCTTGGCGCGTGCCGTGCGCACGTAGTCCTGTCGGATGGCGTCGAGCATCGTGGTGCGCGCGAAGCGCATGACGACGGCGACCGTGCCGGCGGTGAGCGTCAGCACCGGGAGGATGTATCCGGCCGGACTGCTCACTCCGCTCGCGGGCAGCCAGTGGAGGGTGACGGCGAAGACATAGATGAGGAGCAGGCCGACGAAGAAGGTCGGCACCGACGCGAAGAGGAGAGCGGTCACCGTCGACTGGACATCCAGAGCGGAGCCTTGCTTGACCGCGGCGAGCACGCCGATCAGAACGCCGATGATCGTCGACACCGCAAGCGCCCACAACCCGAGGGTGAGAGTGACCGGCAGGCGCGAGAACAGGTCGCCGGTGAAACTGGTGCGGGTGCGGTAGGACACCCCGAGGTCGCCTTGCGCGAGGTTGGCGAGATAGTCGAAGAACCGGATGAAGAACGGTCGGTTGTAGCCGAGCTCCTCATTCATCGCGTCGACAGCGGACTGGTCGGCGCTGAGGCCGAGCAGGAGCCGGCCGGGGTCGCCGGGGGTGAGCGACATGATGCAGTAGACGATGAACGCCACACCGACCACCGTCGGGATGATGTACAGCGATCGCCTGATCGCGTAGATGCCCATTCGCCCTCATTCTCGTGAGGATCGCTCTCCGCCGATGCGGCGAGCGATCCGGGGCCCGACCCGGCGACGGGTGCGTCTGCACTCATCGCCGGGTCGGGCGCGTGCGGTTCTCAGTTCCAGGAGAGGTTCTTCAGCTCCACCTTGAGGACTTCCGGCGTGGAGTAGTCCAGGTCCGCCTTCTTGACGATGGCCGTCTGCTGCGAGAGCACGGAGACGATCGGCTGGAGGTCGAACAGGTCGGTGTACGCCTCGGTGTACAGTTCGCGACGCTCGTCGAGATCAGTCGACGCTGCTGCACGGTTGAGCAGATCATCGAGCTCGGGGGTTCCGAAGGATCCCGTCGGGAACGGCATGCTGTCCGCGGCGGGGCTCATGAAGAAGCGCGCGGGGTAGGACATGTCGTAGATCTCGGTCGAGAGGGCGAACGGCAGGAGCTGGTAGTCCATCGCGAAGATCTTGTCGTAGAGCGCGTTCTGCTCGAACGTCTCGATCTCGAAGTCGATCCCGATCTCGGCCAGCTGCTGCTGAATGGCGACGGCGTACCCGTCCAGGCCCACCATGGTGGGAACGGGGCTGGTCAGCGTGATGCCGTCCGGGTAACCGGCCTCGGCGAGGAGTTCCTTGGCCTTGTCGACGTCGTACTCGTAGTGCGGGAGCGCCTCGTAGTCGGGCGCGCCGGCGGCCTTCTCCGAGTAGAAGTGGTCCCATGGGACATCCTTGCCCTCGCTCACCAGCGCGTTGACGCCCTCACGGTCGATGCCATAGGCGACCGCCTGCCGGACGAGCGGGTCGTCGAACGGCGCGACGTCCGTGTTCATCAGAGCGAGGTACACCGAGTCGGAGTCGACGTAGTCGACGGTGAAGTCGGGGTTGTCCTCGAACTGCAGCGCGCTGGACGCGTTGAGCTTCGCGACGAGGTCGAGTTCTCCCGCGGCGAGCGCGAGCGACATCGACTCCTCATCGGCGAACACCTTGTAGGTGGCCGTCTTGATGGGCGCCGGCTCTCCGTCCGCCCATCCGAAGTAGTCGTCGTAGCGCTCGAGCTCGATGGTGCCCGTGCCGTCATAGGACACGAACTGGTACGGACCGGTGCCCACCGGGAAGAACTGCTCGTCCGCCCCGTGCTCCTCGATGGCCTCCTCGTTGATCACCTCGGTGCCGGAGAGGACCACGAGGTTGTACGCGGTGGCCGCCGTGGTGTGGACGGCGACGGTGTACTCGTCGATCACCTCCGAGCTTGCGATGTAGGAGGAGTTCTCCTTCCAGAACGGGAAGTCCGGCATGCTGTCGAACGTGTACTTGACATCGTCAGCGGTGAGCTTCTCGCCGTTGTGGAAGGTCACGTCGTCGCGGAGATGGAAGGTGTAGGTGAGCTGATCGTCTGAGATCTCGTAGCTCTCCGCGAGCGAGGGAACGTACTCGCCGTCCTGGTACTCGACGAGGGTGTCGAAGATGTTGCCGATGACGACCTGCTCCTCGCGCGAGAACGCGCTCATCGGCTGGAGCGACGCCAGCGCGACGTTCAGGCCGATGGTGACGCTGTCGCGAATCTCCTCGCTGCCGCCGTCGTCGCCACCCCCTGTCGCACATCCGGTCACCAGGGCCGCGGTCGCGGCGAGCGCGATCACGGCTGATGCATGAGTTTTCTTCACGACTTCCTCCTGTAGTGCGGTCTGTACTGCGAATCGATCTGCCATGGATCACCGGCGTCTCGCCGGGCGGTTGCGCCCACACCGCCCCGCGCGGGTGAGCGGAGTGGATAGCCAGAAGCTACTCTCAAACTTTTACGGGTCACACGTGTGCAGCGTAATTTTCGCACGATTGTTGCGCAACTG
This window of the Microbacterium sp. SSM24 genome carries:
- a CDS encoding ABC transporter ATP-binding protein; its protein translation is MYSTPVETVLDVQNLKTYFYVDGAEHRAVNDVSFTVRRGETLGIVGESGSGKSVTCMSLVQLLNNTPAKIVGGTALFEGEDTLTMKGKRLQQLRGGEISVIFQEPMTALNPLFTIGDQLTEALHLHRRVSKAAAWESAVGYLSRVGIPNAELVMKRYPFTLSGGMRQRVVIAMALIAGPKLIIADEPTTALDVTIQAQILDMLNELKDEEGCSIIFISHDLGAMNEMADRVLVMYGGRIVEAAPKAELFADPRHPYTRSLIDSHPGASQSGDRLKTIPGTVPSLANMPGGCPFQTRCAFATAQCAEEFPEPTDLGGEHVVSCWNLDAVARADDPAEMVVADSDLAVEWDESAEPDFGAELMHAVDLEFSPELMRSTEFASSAELVRIVDAVDGGPAGVDLRTHGGEAGVDLGVAGGRAGADDIRILRAHERTVLPAGEALPSAADEPLVRASNLVKHFPVGDGLFRRSGSFVHAVDDVSFQIPKSKVLGLVGESGSGKSTVGRLLMGFLASDSGEIAFGGRDVANASRSETFELTRRRQMVFQDPFSSMNPRMRVREIVGEGLAAHRMARGGSELRDMVDELLVRCGLGPEASTKYPHQFSGGQRQRIAIARALATNPEFIVCDEAVSALDVSVQAQIVNLLKDLQEDMGLTYLFISHDLNVVRFVSDEVLVMYLGEIIERGTNDQIFGDARHPYTQALLSAVPAFTADEKSAEGRMVLRGDIPSPIDPPVGCRFAGRCPFATELCRVETPRPVEVEPGHVVSCVLAY
- a CDS encoding ABC transporter permease, with amino-acid sequence MTSPRSTRVPKTDGARQSVAAQVIRAFRKNRPAVVGLVILGIVIMVALLADLIVPYQSGITQNAAIRLQGPSLEHLFGADEYGRDVFARIVHGARSSIAIGIGATAISLLIGTILGAIAGLYGGAIDTVIMRTCDILSSIPFLLLALAIVAALGPSMLNLMIAMTVASSPEFTRMIRSVILSISEQDFIVAARGAGTNQVGIIFKHVIPNAAGPIIVQGSMALAAMILGAAGLSYIGMGVNPPAPEWGSMLNAATEYISRAPHLLFFAGGAITLAALSMNLVGDGVRDAFDPRMR
- a CDS encoding ABC transporter permease, which gives rise to MGIYAIRRSLYIIPTVVGVAFIVYCIMSLTPGDPGRLLLGLSADQSAVDAMNEELGYNRPFFIRFFDYLANLAQGDLGVSYRTRTSFTGDLFSRLPVTLTLGLWALAVSTIIGVLIGVLAAVKQGSALDVQSTVTALLFASVPTFFVGLLLIYVFAVTLHWLPASGVSSPAGYILPVLTLTAGTVAVVMRFARTTMLDAIRQDYVRTARAKGASEARTILKHTLKNALIPIITLVGVSFGAVVGGSVIVENIFNLPGVGNYLLVAIRAKDMPIVLSCTVVLAVFFCIVMLLVDILHAVVDPRVRQRYQNRRQA
- a CDS encoding ABC transporter substrate-binding protein — translated: MKKTHASAVIALAATAALVTGCATGGGDDGGSEEIRDSVTIGLNVALASLQPMSAFSREEQVVIGNIFDTLVEYQDGEYVPSLAESYEISDDQLTYTFHLRDDVTFHNGEKLTADDVKYTFDSMPDFPFWKENSSYIASSEVIDEYTVAVHTTAATAYNLVVLSGTEVINEEAIEEHGADEQFFPVGTGPYQFVSYDGTGTIELERYDDYFGWADGEPAPIKTATYKVFADEESMSLALAAGELDLVAKLNASSALQFEDNPDFTVDYVDSDSVYLALMNTDVAPFDDPLVRQAVAYGIDREGVNALVSEGKDVPWDHFYSEKAAGAPDYEALPHYEYDVDKAKELLAEAGYPDGITLTSPVPTMVGLDGYAVAIQQQLAEIGIDFEIETFEQNALYDKIFAMDYQLLPFALSTEIYDMSYPARFFMSPAADSMPFPTGSFGTPELDDLLNRAAASTDLDERRELYTEAYTDLFDLQPIVSVLSQQTAIVKKADLDYSTPEVLKVELKNLSWN